The sequence CCACCGAAAATCGGCACCATGAAGCTGTAGAAAATGCGAAGCGTGGCCCCGCTGAGGCCCGGCAGGGCCGCCAGCCAGAACAGTTGGTCGGTCGTGAAGGCAAAGCCGATGGCGGGCAGTTTGGCCACCACCACCGACCAGACCATCCAGACCGAGAAGGCCAGAAGCAGCGCCGGGATCGAGATCCAGAGGTTGCGTCGCGCAATCCGTGCGCCGTCTTGTTTCCAGAACTGGCTGTCCTCGGGGCGCCAGTCGGTCAACAGTTTACCGGTGTTTGTCGATACGGAAGACATCTTGTCATATGTCCTTTTCAATTGGGTTCCGGGGCGGCGCGACCACGCGTGTCGCGCCGTGAAGGGGTTATTCGGCAGGGCGTGCGCGTCCGGCTTCAGACATGCCGACGGTTGACGCCTCGGGTTTGGCCAAAGGGGTCTCGGGAACGTCCGAGAGGTATTTCTCATCCTTGAGGGCCGGGTGACGGCGGCGTTCCATACGGCGGATGGCGACATGCATCCAAACGGTCATGATCGCGACCAGCACGAAGAGCAGCATGAAGGGCGCGGTCCAGACCCCGGTGAGGTCCAGCAGCATCCCGAAGGCAATCGGCAGGAAGAACCCGCCAAGGCCGCCGATCATGCCGACCAGCCCCCCGACCGAGCCCACGTGATGCGGGTAGTAGACCGGGATGTGCTTATAGACGGCCGCCTTGCCAAGGCTCATGACAAAGCCCAGCGCCACGGTCAGCGCGACGAAGACGCCGACGCTCAGGCCGAAATTGAACTCGATCGGGCCGGTGATACCTTGCACGACATAGCTGGTCTGCGGGTAGCTCATGAGGAACAGGACCACCAGCGACACCACGAAGGTCAGGTACATGACCGAACGCGCGCCCCATTTGTCCGACATCCATCCCCCGAGTGCGCGGAAGACAGAACCGGGAAGGCTGTAGAGGCCTGCAAAGACACCCGCGGTTGTCAGTTCGAGCCCATAAGCGCCCACGTAATAGCGCGGCAGGAAACTGGCCAAGGCGACGAAGGCGCCGAAGACGAAGAAATAATAAGTGGCAAAGCGCCAGACCTGGATGTTCTTCAGCGGTTCGAGTTGCTGACCGGTCGAAACCGGACCTTCACCGCTTACCTTGCGGGCCTCGTGCTCGGGGTCGGTCTTGGCCAGCAGGTAGAACAGGACAGCGGTGATCGCCAGAACCACGGCATAGACCCGTGCGGTCCCTTCCCAGCCAAGCGCGACGACGAGGAACGGGGCGGCAAAGTTGGTAACAGCCGCACCCACGTTACCAGCACCGAAAATGCCAAGGGCCGTGCCCTGACGCTCTTTCTCGAACCAGCGCGAGGTATAGGCGACGCCCACGATGAACGAGCCGCCCGCAAGGCCAAGGCCCAGTGCCGCCAACAGGAACACCGGGTAACTGTGTACCGAAGTCAGCAGCCAGACGGCCACGGCGGTGATCAGCATTTGCAGCGGGAACATGATCCGGCCGCCGAACTGTTCGGTCCAGACGCCCAGGAAAATCCGGCTGATCGAGCCGGTCAAAACCGGCGTGGCCACCAGCAGGCCAAATTGAGTATCACTAAGCCCGAGTTCCCCTTTGATCTTCACGCCGATGATCGAGAAAATCGTCCACACGGCAAAGCAGACGGTAAAGGCGAAGGTGCTCAGCCCAAGGGCACGATATTGATCCGTGCGAGTTACGCCTTCGAGCGAGTTCATGATTGGTCCCTCCTAAGATGCATCGCAGTCTCCTGCGGCGCGTTTCCGGGGCACCAAAACGCGTCGAAGGGAGGAAACTGGTTGATCCAGATCAAAAGTTCCCCCACCCTTGGGCGAAATAAGTGATCGTCAAATTTGATTGGGTCGCGCCTGAAAAACATGTTGGGCACAAAGAAAATCGACATCAATCCAGCGGTTGACATTTATCAAGTGACCCATCAAGCAATGTGAAGTCCCAGTTTCGGAGGCCTCGTGCGAGCAGACGATATACCGGCGATTCGCGAACTTGCCTTGTTCCGCGACATGGAAGAGGAAAACTTCCAGAACTTGGTCAAGGCCGCCTATGTGCAAACCTTTCCGCCGCAGGTGGACCTGACAACGGCGGGCGATCACTCGGATTTTCTGCACATCGTTTTTTCCGGCAGCGTCGAACTCTATGCCAACTGGAACGGGCGCGAGACCTCGATGGCGACGGTGCGCCCGATCTCGACCTTCATTCTCGCGGCGACGATCAAGGACGCACCCTATCTGATGTCGGCACGCACCGCCGAGAAATCGCGCATCATCATGCTGCCCTCGCCCAATGTCCGCGCGGTGTTCGAGCAGGACAACGGCTTTGCCCGGGCGGTGGTGACCGAGTTGGCACAATGCTACCGCTCGGTCGTGAAAACCTCCAAGAACCTCAAGCTGCGCACCTCGATCGAACGGGTCGCCAATTATTTCCTGCGCTGTCACAGGCGGGTGGACGGGGCCTCAGAATTCAAATTGCAGATGGAGAAACGGCGTCTGGCCTCTTTTCTGGGCATGACCCCCGAGAACCTGTCGCGTGCCATCAAGGCCCTGCGTGCCTATGGTGTCGAGGTGGATGGCGAGGACGTGAAGATCACGAACCTGTCCGAGTTGGAGAGATTTGCAAAACCTGATCCGCTGATCGACAATTATTCGACATGAGAGGAGCGATGCATGGCTGATGATCTTCCCGGCGCCGCTGGCGACCTACAAAACGACTTTCCCGATGTCTGGAAATCCTATTCCGATCTGGGCGAAGCCACCGCGACATGCGGCCCGTTAACGGCCCGCGAGCGGCGGCTTGTCAAACTGGCCCTCGCTATCGGGGCAGGATCGGAAGGGGCCGTCCATTCCCACATGCGCCGCGCCGACGGCGACACGGTTTCCCGCGCCGACGCGATGCAGGTGGCGATGATGTCGATCGGCCCCCTTGGTTTTCCGCGTGCCGTCGCCGCGAAAACATGGATCGAAGACGTCACGGGCTAACATTGGCTCCGAACGGATCGGGGGCCAACATCGCCATCAGGCCGCGTCGGCCCGGCGGGCGATGTGGCGATAGCCCGCTTCGCCATACCAGAACCCATTGCTGAACCCCGTGCCGACACAAAGCTCGCCAAGGCGTGAGCGCCCCTCTTCGACACTGCTGCGGCCTTGCATCACATCGTCGAAAATCCGGGCCACGGCCACCATATCCACGTCCTGCGGCAAAAGGCGGGCATGGGTGATACCCATGTCCCGCATCACCGGCAATTCCGCCAAAAGCTCGATATAACTTTCCGATTGCGTCTGGATTCCGTTCACCCGGAGGATCGGCTGTTCGTCCCGCGTGGCCAGTGGCATCCCGTCGCTGTCCTCCTCGCAAACGAACTGGCAGTTGTCCTTCGTCCGGCCATGGGCGCGCGCATGGTAGCACCGCGCCGACACGGCCAGCGGCGCGCGGCCAAACGCCTGCACCTCGACGCCAAGGCCCAGATCGCGGGCGGCCTCGGCGGCGACCCCCACCGCGGCCCCCGGCATTTCCGGCGGAAGGCAGACATGCGTGGCCCCCTGCCCGGCCATCCAGTCGATGGTCGCCACGCTATAGGCGTTCAGGAACGGCCCGATGCGATGCGCCCGCCCGCCCCGCGCCATGAGCCCCGCGGCATTGTTGACCTCGACCTCGGGGCCCTCGCTGTCCATCAGGTCCGAAGTGGCTTGCCGTTCACGTTTGAGCATCACTTCGGCCAGCGATGACAGCACCACCCGCTTGCCCGCCCGCTCCAGCCGGTCGATCACCTGCGGCAACTCGCGCTCGAAAAAGGGCGCGCGCTTGGAACAGATCACCTCGCCCAGGTAAACCGTGCTCACAGGTGCCTCATCGGCAATCCGGGCATAGAAATCGCGGCGTTTTTCGGGCGTCCAGTGATAGGCCAGCGGCCCAAGCGTCAGTTCCATCGGCTCATCTCCATTTCTTGGTCTGAAACGCGCCCTGCGTTTCCTTCTGCCCCTCGGTCAGCGCGATCAGGTCGGCCAAGTCCGGCTCGGCCCCGGCGCGCACGGTATCCACCGCCTCGCGAAAGGCGCCCACGACCTTGCGGACATAGGATTTCGAGCGCTGCCGCCCCTCGATCTTGAAGGCATGCACCCCCGCCGCCATCAGATCGGGCAGAAGCCGCGACAGGTTCAGGCTGACAGGTTCTTCGAAAGCATAATAGCCCTCGGGCCGGTGCGGGGCGGTGTAGCGCCCCTTGCAGATGGTGGGATAGCCCGCCGTTTCGCCCTTGGCGAAACTGTCGATGGTGAACCCACCAAGACAGGAACGCAACGCGCCATTGGCGTCTTCCTCGTAGGTCACCTTGGCGGCGGGCGAACAGACACCGTCCATATTCGTGGACTCCCCCGTCATCCAGTTGGTCAGGCTGCACCGCCCTTCGACCATGAGGCCGTGATTGCCAAAGATGAAGGTCTCGATCTCGCAGGGGATTTCCTGCTTGATCGCGCGGATTTCGGGGATGGTCAGGATGCGCGGCAGCACCACACGTTTGACCCCGAAATTCTCACAGTAATACCGGATCGCCTCGGGGCTGGAGGCCGCCGCCTGCACCGAAAGGTGCAGCCGCAGGTCGGGATGCGTGGTGGCGATATGCCGGGCCACGCCCATATCGGCCACGATACAGGCATCCACACCGACGCGTGCCGCGACCTCCGCCGCGTCGCGCCAAAGCGCCTCGTGCCCGGCGGGCGGATATGTATTGAGCGCCAAAAGCACCTTGGCCCCGCGCGCATGGGCATAGGCGACCGAGGCTTCAAGCTCTTCGGGCGTGAAGTTCAGCCCGGGGAAGTTGCGGGCATTGGTGGCATTGCGGAAGCCGCAATACACCGAATCCGCCCCGGCATCGACGGCGGTGCGCAGGGCGGCGGGGGTGCCAGCGGGGCAAACCAACTCGCCAGCTTGGGAAAACTGTTCACCCGTGGTCATGCCGCGGCCCTCCGGCGCAGGGCGTTCAGGACCATCCGGCCCGGCGGACCAAACAGGTTGGCCGTATCCTGCGCGATCGACCCGTCCACGTCATCCAGCGCATTGCGCAGCGACACCACCGCCTCGGTATTCCCCGAGATCGTCAAATCGCGCGAAAAGAACGCCGCGTCGCCGTCATCCTCGCCATCGACCAACCGCAACAGCAGCATGAACGGCCCCTCGATCCGCGCATCATGCGGCGGCAGAGGGTCGCGTGGAATCGCGCGAAAAACGGGCGCGTCCGGGTCCGGGCGCAGATGCAGGGCAAAGGGCATCTCGCGGGCCAGAACGATGAAATCGGCCTGTTGGTAGGGGGCGATGCGTGCGAACATCTCGGGATGCCGGCGCGCGATCCGGTTTACCACCCGTGACAGAACAGGCTGAAGTGCCGCGCGCAGCGGGCCGCCGGGCAAGGCGGGCCACCGGGGCGGCGCCGGGTGTGGGGAGGCATCGGTCATGCTTGGGTCTCCGTCTTGTCTATGGAACCGTTGTCCGGTCCGCCCTCCTGCCCCGGCAACATGGCAAGCGCGGCGAAAGCGCCGAGTACGCACAGCCCCGAAAGGACATGGAGAGGGTCGGTATGATCTGGCCAAAGGCCCGCCGCGACCCGCGCCGACAATGCCACCACCGCGCATAGCCCCAGCACGAGACCAGGCAGACGGGTGTGGCGCGACGCGGCACAGGTCATCCGCCGATCCCTCCCGGAGCCGGTCCGAAGCGGCCAGCGATCAGGGTGAAATCTATGCGCGGTGTTGCAAACACGGAATCGGGCTTGTCCTGCGCCCGGAAATGGCACGCAGCGGCGCCACCCGGGCATGGTTTCGGTTTGCAAAACCGTCTATTCGCATTAATAGGTATTGTAAATACCAATTCAGCAGGACACGGAAATGCGCCTGACCTCTTTCACGGATTACGGCCTGCGCATGTTGATGCGCATGGCCAACGCGCCCGAGCAGTCGTTTTCGACAGCGGAATTCGCCGAGGAATTCGGCCTGTCGCGAAACCACTTGGCGAAGATCGTGCAGCACCTGTCTCGCGCGGGGCTTATCCGAACCCGACGCGGTGGCGGCGGCGGGGCGGTTCTGGCCCGCCCGCCGGCGCAGATACGCCTTGGCGACATCGTGCAATCGCTTGAGGCCGGGCATCCGCTGGTGGAATGCCTCGGTGCGGAGGGCGGCGATTGCACGCTGGACGGACGCTGCCTTCTGAAGGGGCGGCTGCGCATGGCCGAAGCCGCCTTTTACGCCGAGCTCAACCGCAGCACGCTGGCCGATGTTGCCATCGCCGGGGCGCTCCGAATGCCGGGTTCAGGTGGGTAAATCCCCCCGCCCGGCCTCGCCCGGCCGTCCTTTTCGCGTGGTCAGGCCCATGTCATCCAGAATGGAATAGAAGGCCGGAAGAACGATCAACACCAAGAACGTGGCCGAAAGCAACCCGAAGACCACCGAGATGACCAGCGGTTTGACGGTTTGGGCCTGCGTGCTTGTTTCCGCCAGAAGCGGCACCATACCCATCATCGTCGTGGTCACCGACACCACGATAGGGCGGAATCGGTCGCGGCTGCCCTGCCCTGCCGCCTCCATCCCGCTGCTGCCCTCGGCGATCCGTTGCTTGACCACCTGGATCAACAGAATCGCGTTGTTCACCACGATCCCCGCCAAGGAGGCCGCCCCCATGATCGACGGCATCGAGATGTTATAGCCCATCGCCATATGCCCCAGCACCACCCCCACCAGAGCCAGCGGGATCGTCAGCATGACGATCACCGGCTCCACGTAGCTGCGGAACTGGAAGGACAGGACCACGTAAATTCCCACCAACCCGATCAGGAACCCGCGCAGGATCGAGCCAACGGTCTCCGCGGAATTCGCGTTCTGGCCTCCGACCTCATAGGTCAGCCCCGGCATCTCGCGGGCAAGTGACGGCAGGAACGTCCCGGTAAGCTCGGATACGATAGCGTCGGCATTGCCGATCCTGCCATCCACATCCGCCTGTACGGTCAACGTCCGCAGCCCGTCCACATGCGTGACACGGCCCCAACCGCGCGCCTCGTCAATCTGCACAACCGTCGAAAGCGGCACCCGTGCCCCATCCGGCAACAGCACCTCGAAGGCCGACAGATCATCACGCGCGTCGCGATCAGAGATGGCCTGCTGCACCTCGATCTCATGGGCAATATCACCCTCCTGCACCGTGGTGACGATCCCGCCCAGATAGGCGGTACCGATCTGGGTGGCTATGTCGGCGGCACTCAGCCCCAGCGCCGAGGCCCCCTCGGCCAGTGACAGCCGCAATTCGGGCCGCCCCGGGCGCAGGTCGTGCATTGCATTGTAAACACCGGCATAGGTTTCAAGCTCGGCAATCAGGTCGCTTCCGGCGCGCTCCAGCCGATCAAGGTCGTCCCCGAACAGGCGAATTTCCACCGCGCGCCCCTGCGGCCCCATCCCCGGCTCGGCCAGCGTGATCGCAATCGCACCGGGAACGCCCCCGATCTCGGCCCGCCAAGCGGCAATCAGGCTGTCCAATGTGGTTGCGCGGCGTCCGGCTTCCAGCAGATCGGCCGAAACCGTGGCCACATGGGGGCCGGTCTCGCCAGCGGTGACATTCTGGCCATAGGTGACCTGCACGGATTGCACGAGGTCCGCCTCGTCCGGCTGATCCTTGCGCAGCTCTGCATTGACGGCTGCCAGCGCCTCGGAGACATGCGCCGCGACCTCCTCGGTCCGGCTCAATGGTGTGCCCTGCGGCATCAGGATCTGCGCCTCCAGAACGTCACCGTCAATATCCGGCAGCGCCTCGCGTTGCACATAGCCGCCACGCATCAACCCCACCGTAACGATAAGCGACGCCAGCGTCGCACCGGCCACCAGATAGCGCCAGGCAATCGCCCCATCGACAAGCCGCCCCAGCCCCCGGTCGCGGACACGCGTGAACCCCCGTTCGAACCAGGCGCGCGCACCGGACGGAGGCCGGTTCGCGGATTTCAGCCCATGCGACAGGTGATGCGGCAGCACCCAAAACGCTTCAAGCAGGCTTGCCGCCAGCGCCGCGATCAGGACGACAGGCAGCACTTCAAGCACCGCCCCGAGATCCCCGGCCAGAAACGAGAGCGGCGCGAAGATCGCCACCGTCGTTATGAAGGACGACACGACACCGGGCAGAACACGCTGGGTGCCCTTTATCGCGGCCTCTGTCCGGGAATGCCCCTCGGCCGAAGCCTCGGCAATAGCATCCGAGATCACGATGGAATCGTCCATCACGATCCCGATGGCCATCAACAGCGCCACCAGCGTGATCATGTTCAACGACAGCCCGGTCAGCGCCATGACCGCAAAGGCCCCCAGAAAGGCCACCGGCAGGCCCATCGCCGCCCAGATGGCATAGCCGGGGCGGAAAAACAGGCTCATCACCGCGACCACAAGGACAAGGCCGATGGCCCCGTTCTTGACCAGCATCGCCAGACGGTCGCGCACGTTCGAGGTCATGTCCTGCACGATCTCGATACGAACGGCCTCGGGCAGCGTGGTCCGCTCGGCCTCGACAAGCGTCTCGACCCGGTCGAACACCCGCAGCGCATCAGCGCCCAGCGCCTTGTCCACTTGCAGGAACACCGCGCGTTGCCCATCCAGAAGGGCGCGCGCCTCGGACGGGTCGAACCGCTCCTCGATCCGGGCGATCTGTCCAAGGGTCAATTCCGCACCATTGGGTTTCGACAACACCACGATCCCAGCCAACGCCGCAGCGGTGCGGCGTTCATCTGTAAAGCGCAGCGCGATGTCGCGCTCCGGCGTCTCCAATAGGCCTAGGGGCCGGTCAATACTTTGCGCGCCGATCCGCGCGGCCAGCGCCGAGGCGGTCAGCCCGTGCTGCACCAGCACGGCGCGCGGCACCGTGATCCGAAACTGCCGCTCCCCGACCCCTGTACGACTGACCCCGGCCACATTGGGCAGCGCCGCCAGCCTGTCACGCAGCGCGGCGGTATAGCGGTCCAACGCGGGCTCGGGCAGATCACCGGCGACAGCCACCGACACCACCCTGTCGGTGCGGTGCAACTGGCGCACCACCGGCGGATCGGTGCCCTCGGGGAAGTCATCGACCGCCGTCACCTCGGTCCGCAGGTCGTTGACGAAACGGCCCGCCTCGCCCCCAGGCGCCATGGTGGCCACCGCGCGGCCCGCGTTGTCCTGCGCCGTGCAGGTAAGTTCCTCAAGGTGCTCGACGGCCTCGACCGCATCCCAGATGCGGCGGCAGATGGCATCCTCCACCTCCGCCGCCGAGGCCCCCCGGTAGACCACGTTTATTTCCGCCTCGGTCGGGCGGAAATCGGGGAAGGTCTCGCGCTTGAGGGCGGGGGCCGCCATGATCCCGATGGCGGCGATCAACACCAGCAGCAGGTTGGCCGCCGTGGGATGGCGCGCAAACCAGCCGATCATTGCCCCTGCCCCGCCGGGATCACCCGAAGGCCCGGCAAGGCCGGAACCACGTCATCGACGATCACTTCATCGCCCTCGGACAATCCCTCGTTGATCACGGCCATACCGTCCTGTCGCCACCCCACTTCAACGGTACGCAGGGCCAGACGCCCCTGCTGATCGCGCAGGTAGACCGTATCGCCCTCATGCACCGCATTCGCGGGGATAACGACACGCGGCGCCCCCGGCGGGCCGGTCAGGATGGCCTCGACATACATGTTCGGCACCAGCGGCAAACTCAGGGGCGGATGTGCCCCGGCATAGGGCGCCTCGACCGAAAGCACCACGGGCACCGAGCGCGCCTGCGGATCAAGCGCGTTCTCGATCCGGATCACCCGGGCCTGCCATGTTTGCCGCATGTCCGACACCAGCCGCAATTGCGCGTCCAGCTTACCCAGAACCGCCTCCTGATCCGCGGTTTGAAGATCGACGCCATCACCGGCCACCGCCCCCACAAGGCGCGGGAAACCGTCAATCGGGAACTGCGCGGTCACCTCGGCCCGCGCCGTTCCGTCCGCCGTCACCAGCGGCCCACCCGCTGGCACGAACTGATGGCGCTCCGCATGAACCTTGCCGATCCGCACGGCAAAGGGCGTTTCGATCCGGGTCAGGTCCAGCTCTCTCCGCGCCCGGTCCCGCCCCGCCTCGGCCCGCGCGATCTGTGCCTCCAGCCGCGCCCGGCGGGACGGAACCAGCGCCAGCGTATTTTCAAGCTCCCGCACCGCACGGCGCAACAGCAAGGTCGCGCGCCTCTGTTCGTCCAGACGGCTTTCCGGCGCGGTCCCCTGCTCGACCAGCGTTCGAACCCGCTCAAGGTCACTTTCCGCAAGGGCCAGCCTGTCCTGTTCGATCTTCACGATGCTCTGGGTGTTTTCCGCCTCTAGGTCGATCTGTGCCCGCTCGGCCCTGAGCGCGGCCAGATCCGCCATGGCCTGCCGCAGGGCCAGATCATAACGGGTGGTGTCGATCTCGAGCACCTTGGTCCCGGCGGGAATGATCTTGCCGGTTTCAAGGTCCGGGTGCCGATATGTCACCGCGCCTGCGACCTCGGCCACCGCTTGCCAACTGCGGGCCGGGCGCACGGTGCCATAGCCATGCAGCCGGGGGGGCACTTCCTGCGGGGTGACTGTCAGGACGCGCGCCGTGACAGACCGCACCTCTCCCTCGACACGTTCGGGCGGCTCCGCCCCCGAGATCAACCAGACAGCAAGGCCGATACCAACCGCCACAGGCGGCAACAGGCGCAGGATACGGGTACGTTTCATCTCAAACCTCCGGGCCGGGGGCGCACATCAGCGCAATTTGAATATCCACAAGCCGCAAACCTTCGGCAACAAGATCAAACGCACAATCCGACAACCGCCAACGCAGAACCGTCCCCTGAACCAGCCCAAGGAACAGGTCAACGGCATCTTCGGGCGCCAAGTTGGCGAGGTCTCCGGCCTCGGTCGCGGCCGTCAATTGCGCCATAATCCGGGCGCGCAGACCTTGCATGACACGCAGGTGAATGGGCCGCATCGCGGTTTCGGCCGTGGCACGCCCCTGATTGAAGATCAGCACCGGGATCGCGGGCACCTAGGCGATCAAACCCAATTGCGCCCGCAGGACCGCCCGCAACCGCGCCAAGGGCGTGGTCTGCCCCTCCTCCGCCGCGTCCCATGCACTGACAGCGCGGGCCTCGACCGCTTCGAGAACCGCCGCCCATAGGGCATCTTTCGTCCGGAAGTGCCGGAAAATCGCGGCTTGGGTGATCCCTATATCGTCAGCGATCCGCGCGGTCGAAAGGGCCTCGACCGGCGTCACCGTTAACAGGCGCAAGGTGGCCTCGACAATCTCGGCCTTGCGATCGCCCGAGGATTTGCGACGGTCGGACATGGCGACTCCCTTAGTTAGTGATCAATTACTAACTAAAGATACGCCGAAACATCAAGCCATTTCGCGACAGGCGCGGGAGGCGCCCGGAATATCCAACAATGGCGATCTCAGGCCGCAGAACGCGCAGTATATCCCGGGCTTTGCACGACGCCCTTGTCATGCAGTTGCGCAATCTCGGTATCGGTCAACCGCGCCACGTCGCCCAGCACCTCCTCGGTATGCTGGCCCAGTTGCGGCGCCGGTTGCGGCTTGATCCGGGGCTTGGCCGAGAAATCGCCGGGGAACCCCGGCACCGGGAAACGGCCCAGCCCCGGCTGATCCAGTTGCGAGAACATCGGGTTCGCCTCGCTCAGATCCGGGTCTTGCGCCACCGCCTCGGGCACGGTGCGGAATACCGACCACGTCAGGCCCCGCTTGTCGAACTCCGGCCCGAAATCGGCGATCCTGCGGGCGGCGAACCACGGGCGCAGAATCTCGGTGATCTCGTGGCGCAATTCCCACCGCACGCCCTCGTCGCGCAAATCGCGCTTGGCTCGTTTGGCCAGTTTCTCCATTTCAGCGCCGCTTCCCGTCACCTTGACCAGCCCCGACCATTGCCGCCCCGTCAGGCCAATCACCATGACCCGCCCGCCACAGGCACAGGTGAAATCCTGCCCATAAGCGCCATAAAGCGCATTGCCGGATTTCTCGCGCGCATGGCCGTTGACCACCGCATCGCCGATCATCCCAAGATGGCCCAGCGTAGCGGCGGCCACATCCTTGAGGGCCAGCTCCACCTCCTGCCCCTCGCCATGGCGCAACCTATGCCGCTCGGCCGCCAACAGCGACGAGACCACGAGGTTGCCGGCCATCAAATCCCACGCCGGCAGGGCATTGGCCACGGGCGCATCATACCCCTCCGGACCAGTCATGTCCGGGATCCCAAGCGCCGGGTTCACGGTGTAATCCACCTGCGGGCGCCCCTCGCGGTCGCCCATCAGCGTCACCATGATCAGATCGCGCCGATATTGGCTCAGCGTTTCGTAATCCATCCAGCCGCGCACCCGCAGGTTGGTCAGGAATTGCCCGGCATCGCGTCCCGGCGCGGTGATGATCCGGGTGACCAGCTCCTTGCCTTCGGGGCTACGCATATCCACCGCAACCGATTTCTTACCCTTGTTGAGCCCCGCCCAAAACAGGCTTTGCCCCGACGGTGCCAAGGGCCAGCGCCCGGCATCCAAACCGCCTTCGATACGGTCAAAGCGGATCACCTCGGCGCCCATCTGGGCCAACGTCATGCCCGCCAAGGGCACCGCGACAAAGGCCGAGCCCTCGACCACGCGCATTCCGTCCAGAACCCGGTTCATTGCGTCTCCTCCCAGATCGCCGTGGCCTGCATCCCCTGATGCCCGCCCTGCCCGGTGCAAAGGCTCAAACCGCCCACCTCATCCTCGGTGCCCATCAACTCGATCTCGCGGCTCTCTCCGGGGGTCAGGAAAACCGGATGCACACCCCGGAAATCGAAATGCTTCGGCCGCCGCCCCTTGTGGGCACAGGCCGCCTGCATCAGCCATGCCGCCTGTAACGGCCCATGCACCACCAGCCCCGGGTAATGCTCGACCTGCTGCGCATAGGGCAGGTCGTAATGGATGCGATGCGCGTTGAAGGTGATCGCCGAAAACCGGAAAAGCAGCGGCTCCGAGACCTGGCGGCGTTCATGCAGCACCGGATTATCCGGCAGGGCGCGCGGGCGCGGCGGGCGGAAGGCCTCGGGAATGTCGAGGTAAACGATGTCCTGACGCTCCTCGATGGCCAGCCCCTGCTCGCCATAGATCTTGTGATCGACCGAAACCAGAACCATCGGCCCCGAACCGCCCTCCTTCTCGATCACACTGCGAATGAAGGATCGCTTGGTCAGCCGCTCACCCACCCGCAAAGGCGCGCCGAACGACAGGCTGCCACTGGCCCACATCCGCCGTTCCAGCCGCACAGGCGGCAGGAAATCCCCGAGGATCGGGTGACCGTCGCGGGCCAGTTCCCCCATCGGGTTCGTTGGTGTGAAAGCGCACCAATGCCACAGGGGGTCCACCGCCTCGCCCAGCGTAGGCGCGGCATGACGGGACGACCCAAGGGTT comes from Roseovarius bejariae and encodes:
- a CDS encoding efflux RND transporter permease subunit, translated to MIGWFARHPTAANLLLVLIAAIGIMAAPALKRETFPDFRPTEAEINVVYRGASAAEVEDAICRRIWDAVEAVEHLEELTCTAQDNAGRAVATMAPGGEAGRFVNDLRTEVTAVDDFPEGTDPPVVRQLHRTDRVVSVAVAGDLPEPALDRYTAALRDRLAALPNVAGVSRTGVGERQFRITVPRAVLVQHGLTASALAARIGAQSIDRPLGLLETPERDIALRFTDERRTAAALAGIVVLSKPNGAELTLGQIARIEERFDPSEARALLDGQRAVFLQVDKALGADALRVFDRVETLVEAERTTLPEAVRIEIVQDMTSNVRDRLAMLVKNGAIGLVLVVAVMSLFFRPGYAIWAAMGLPVAFLGAFAVMALTGLSLNMITLVALLMAIGIVMDDSIVISDAIAEASAEGHSRTEAAIKGTQRVLPGVVSSFITTVAIFAPLSFLAGDLGAVLEVLPVVLIAALAASLLEAFWVLPHHLSHGLKSANRPPSGARAWFERGFTRVRDRGLGRLVDGAIAWRYLVAGATLASLIVTVGLMRGGYVQREALPDIDGDVLEAQILMPQGTPLSRTEEVAAHVSEALAAVNAELRKDQPDEADLVQSVQVTYGQNVTAGETGPHVATVSADLLEAGRRATTLDSLIAAWRAEIGGVPGAIAITLAEPGMGPQGRAVEIRLFGDDLDRLERAGSDLIAELETYAGVYNAMHDLRPGRPELRLSLAEGASALGLSAADIATQIGTAYLGGIVTTVQEGDIAHEIEVQQAISDRDARDDLSAFEVLLPDGARVPLSTVVQIDEARGWGRVTHVDGLRTLTVQADVDGRIGNADAIVSELTGTFLPSLAREMPGLTYEVGGQNANSAETVGSILRGFLIGLVGIYVVLSFQFRSYVEPVIVMLTIPLALVGVVLGHMAMGYNISMPSIMGAASLAGIVVNNAILLIQVVKQRIAEGSSGMEAAGQGSRDRFRPIVVSVTTTMMGMVPLLAETSTQAQTVKPLVISVVFGLLSATFLVLIVLPAFYSILDDMGLTTRKGRPGEAGRGDLPT
- a CDS encoding efflux RND transporter periplasmic adaptor subunit; the encoded protein is MKRTRILRLLPPVAVGIGLAVWLISGAEPPERVEGEVRSVTARVLTVTPQEVPPRLHGYGTVRPARSWQAVAEVAGAVTYRHPDLETGKIIPAGTKVLEIDTTRYDLALRQAMADLAALRAERAQIDLEAENTQSIVKIEQDRLALAESDLERVRTLVEQGTAPESRLDEQRRATLLLRRAVRELENTLALVPSRRARLEAQIARAEAGRDRARRELDLTRIETPFAVRIGKVHAERHQFVPAGGPLVTADGTARAEVTAQFPIDGFPRLVGAVAGDGVDLQTADQEAVLGKLDAQLRLVSDMRQTWQARVIRIENALDPQARSVPVVLSVEAPYAGAHPPLSLPLVPNMYVEAILTGPPGAPRVVIPANAVHEGDTVYLRDQQGRLALRTVEVGWRQDGMAVINEGLSEGDEVIVDDVVPALPGLRVIPAGQGQ
- a CDS encoding TetR/AcrR family transcriptional regulator, which produces MSDRRKSSGDRKAEIVEATLRLLTVTPVEALSTARIADDIGITQAAIFRHFRTKDALWAAVLEAVEARAVSAWDAAEEGQTTPLARLRAVLRAQLGLIA
- a CDS encoding CoA transferase, which translates into the protein MNRVLDGMRVVEGSAFVAVPLAGMTLAQMGAEVIRFDRIEGGLDAGRWPLAPSGQSLFWAGLNKGKKSVAVDMRSPEGKELVTRIITAPGRDAGQFLTNLRVRGWMDYETLSQYRRDLIMVTLMGDREGRPQVDYTVNPALGIPDMTGPEGYDAPVANALPAWDLMAGNLVVSSLLAAERHRLRHGEGQEVELALKDVAAATLGHLGMIGDAVVNGHAREKSGNALYGAYGQDFTCACGGRVMVIGLTGRQWSGLVKVTGSGAEMEKLAKRAKRDLRDEGVRWELRHEITEILRPWFAARRIADFGPEFDKRGLTWSVFRTVPEAVAQDPDLSEANPMFSQLDQPGLGRFPVPGFPGDFSAKPRIKPQPAPQLGQHTEEVLGDVARLTDTEIAQLHDKGVVQSPGYTARSAA
- a CDS encoding FAS1-like dehydratase domain-containing protein: MDQLNVRAWEGRTDLQEGVISPAQAAQIHATLGSSRHAAPTLGEAVDPLWHWCAFTPTNPMGELARDGHPILGDFLPPVRLERRMWASGSLSFGAPLRVGERLTKRSFIRSVIEKEGGSGPMVLVSVDHKIYGEQGLAIEERQDIVYLDIPEAFRPPRPRALPDNPVLHERRQVSEPLLFRFSAITFNAHRIHYDLPYAQQVEHYPGLVVHGPLQAAWLMQAACAHKGRRPKHFDFRGVHPVFLTPGESREIELMGTEDEVGGLSLCTGQGGHQGMQATAIWEETQ